From Podospora bellae-mahoneyi strain CBS 112042 chromosome 5, whole genome shotgun sequence:
TTCCATCCAACCTTGCCCTTCAAAAGGTATGATCAAAGATGACGCTCAACGATAAGCATTTGATGACCCCGTATTGCTAGCTCGGACCAAGGAAATGGATCGCAGGTCAAGTCCTGGCGTTTGGTACTGTGGCCTCACTGCAAATCTTCATCCATAACAAGGCCGGGTTCCTGGCCTCTCGGCTCATACTCGGCTTCTGCGAATCTGGCTACATCCCCGGTGCCATCTACACCCTCTCAACATGGTATGCCAAGCGAGAATTGGCCAAGCGGGTTGCTATTCTGTTCTTTGGCATGTTTGGCGCGAATGCAATTAGCCCGTTGTTGGCCACCGGCATCCTGAAATTGGACGGTGCTGGGGGCTTGCATGGATGGCAATGGCTCTTTCTTCGTATGTTTTTCATCCCGACCTTGCCTCCGATTCGATGCTGACTGATCTTAGTTGAGGGCCTTTTTACCATTGTGGTCTCGTTCattctcatcttcttcctccccggaTCTCCTGACATGCCAAGGCCGCTTCTCAGCCCAGGCCTGATCAGGTTTGATTCGAACGACCGCGATATTCTCCAGAAGAGGCTCGAAAGGGACGAtaatgagaagaagggaggtGCGCAGGGAATGGAAATTCCCCTGCAGCTGGTGTGGAAGACTGTCACCCATTTTCGGCGGTGGCCACATTTCATTTCTACCTTTTGCCTGTTCTCAACATGGAGTTCTTTGACCACCTACACACCTTCCATCTTGAAGTGAGTTATCCCCGCATATCCGTCTTTTAGCTAGGCTAAATATCTGACTGCAAACAGATCTCTGGGCTGGGATACTATTGCTGCGAATGCTTTGGCTGCCGTTGGTGCTTCCCTTTCGCTGGTCTTTGTTTTCATCTTTGCATACATCAGTGACAAAACCAACGTCCGCGGTGGCACTGTCATCCTTGCACAGGTCTGCTTTCTGATCACGTTGATCGTGGCAAGAGAAGTCCATCCACATGTCGGCCAATGGTCACGATGGGCTTTGTGGACAGCTGTCAACGCGCTGGCCGTGGGGTATCACCCTGTCCACAACACATGGCTCCAACTCAACTGCAGAAGTCCAGGTGAACGGAGTATCAGTATTGCGTGAGTTCTTCTAGACCAAAAACAAACTTGCGGGGTTTTGCTGACAGGTGCAGGATGTGGGTCATGTCTGCCATTAGCGGGCTGATGGTTGGCACACAGTATTATCAGGCCAAGGATAGACCATTGTAAGCTGTGCTGCTCACTGCTGCACCTTGATCTATGCTAACGTTGTGTGCCTTAGTTACTCCAACGGTCTCCGCATTCAGATCATCATGGTGTCTGTTGGTATCGTCTTTGCCATCCTGCAGGTTGGGATTTACAAGGTGCATAATAAGAGAGTGGCTGAGGGGAAACATGAagctgatgaggatggtcAGGAGCCACAGATTTATGTCCCATGAGTGGCGGATTTGGCTCATGTTGTAAGAGGGGTGCATTCGTATTGGAGAAGCGTGCAGTTTTCGTTTTATTTCACTCGTGGTTTAAGTGACAAAATCTGGTGGTGGACCTTCATGACCCTGACGGGGAATGAATAAGCTTCGTCGATCCAATCTCCTCGAAGTGAAACAGATTTCTAGTATGTCTTGCAACGTGCTCGTGGTTCAGATAAAGTTTCGATGCGTCCAAACCCAAAGATCGATGTGTCAGCCGACTTGCCGTGGCCAAGATTTCTCAAATCAGCATCTGTGAACTGGATGGTTTTGTCTTTAAACAAGTGCGCGTCGTTGGTGACTTTTCCAAGAGCTCCAAGGGGTGGGATAGAAGAAAGGAGGATGCCATCTCGCGTAACGATGTAAGGAACCAGCATCCTGACTTCGAGACttggaaagaaagaataGTCCTTACATTGCTTACCGTCCTGCCCCAATTGGTCTTCAAGAGACAAATTCCATCCACGCCATCGCATTATCGCAATGatatcaaccacaaccaacagAGAAACAATTTTACCAATTGCAGACTTGGCATCAGGTGTTGCCAGAAAGCGCACCATAGAACGAAGAGTCCCAAGTACAAAGACCCAGGATATGCCCCTCCGGTTAAGGTTGTGTAACATCTCACTTTTCCCGGGCTCCGGATAGAGCCAATAAGCTGTTCTGAATCGTCCAAGACCCAGCGAGCGGCGGACTATGGCTATTTTGCGTGCCGGCAGATATGGGTAACTCTCCTTGTGTAACCAAGCATAACCTATCCTATCAttcccccaccccctaaGGACCCCCCTGCCACCCATCCCATTCCTCCGTCCAGCTCTCCTCCAGACCCGTCTTCTCATAGTACTCACTCCCAAACCGCAACGGCAAGCAAACCCCGTACGCAATTTTTTCTCCCTGCACACTCACCGGCGGGTGAATAAAACacgccaacccctccctacACTCCCGTttgtcctcccccccgcaCCAATCGTCATTAGGTTGGCAAATCCCAGGACCATCACAGGAGGGACCGCAGCCGCTATTGCGGGGATCGTCAGTGCAGTATTCTACTCTCTCGTCGCAGTTGTCGTAGAGGTCCCATCCGGCGCATTTTGTGTAGATTTTTTGCGTGGAGAGGTCGATTAGTTGGCAGGTGCCTGGGCAGCCGGTCCAGGAGGGGTCTTTGAGGGTTGTCCAGCGGGTGCAGgttgggaagagggggatgcATGTTAGGGGCGGGGCGCAGTCGCCGAGGTCGTAGTTACAGGGAGCGTTGATCtcggaagggggggtggtggtgttgggaaggggggttgagagggtggttgggaggagggggaggaagaggatggttgGGAGCTTCATttggggtggcggtgggaggggaggtgaggttgaaaGTTAGCTGCCTAGGCAAGGGTCGCATGGTGGTGTTAAATACTTGGTTGGAGGCATGGGAGGAATGTGGATTGATGTAATGTTGTGGTGGGTATGCAATATCTTCATTGCTCGTCTATGGCTTTAACCGGGCTGACTTGATGAAAAATGCAACTGTTGGTCGCGGAGGGTGAATCCTTTTTGCGGAGTTGTTGCCTCCTTTGTGTGGCATGAAGGAAGTCAGTACCAAGCATAAACGGAAGAGAGTTGCTACACTGCACCTGTTCAAACACTGGACGCCTTTCTCAAGGGAATTCATCGATGAGTTGCTGTCAGAGAGTTTGGATCAAATGTCTGGTCGCGCCACAAACCACGTCTGTGTGGCGGTTGGAACCAACCCAATTCTTTCCCCAGGCAGCAGCCTAGTGGCCTCCGCTGCCTCAgagcttccaggttgcgTTGCAAGATTGTGGCATGTATCAACGTCCACCTAGGGAAGCCATCTGATGGTGGAAAGGCTAGACAGGATATCGGGGAGTCATGATAAAAAGGCTTGGTGAATACTGCAACTTGTtttgctttcttcttctttttcattACCGAACAATTCAACTAACAACCGGGAAGATGAGTCCCTACATCATCTGCTGTCCTATCTGCGGATGGAGAATATACGACATAGGTGCCGGCTGGAGAAACGAATTTCGTGGTCGTGAGTCTATCTGTGTGCTCAACAGAGTACATCTCTGCTAACTCCCGTAGTTTGCATCACACCAAAGAAGGGAAAGATTTACCTGACTGGACTCGGCGTCTATGACGACCCTAGCAGCGGCGGCTTTATTGCCCCACGAAATACAGCTGCCAGATATGACGACGGATACACCAGGCCTCAGAAGGATCAATTCGATACCCATAGGCTGTGTACTGGCAAGCGCGGCTTCGCAATTCACGATGCTTGTtggctcctcccccagcaaGCCATGTCAACAGCCGCGGTCCCCCTTGACCGGGTTTTCTATTCTCTTGACTCAGCCAAAGACTCGTATAAGCCCCCTAGGTCCGAATGGGCCTACGAGCAACACGGAGAAGAGGACAGCCTGTTTCCTTGGGAGATCAATGGACGCGATGATGAAGCAGAGGATGCGCCTTGGACCGCTGACCCACGTAAGGTGAATGTTCAAACGATACTAGACGTAATCAGACTCACCGAGAGATTTCCAGACGACGCCAAAGCCAAAAACCTGACCACCGAGCTATCAGACCTGGTCGGAGAGTTTTCTTGGCTTTTTGAGGCCTTTCTGGATGACAATCGGTGCCCAAGGGACTGGAAATTGCTGTCCCAACTACTCGCCGACAAAAAAAagcaccatcatcactccGTTTACTCGAAGGGGGCTTGAGATCAGGAGGCATATCTGGTCCCGCATTGTCAAGCTCTTGCCACTCATAGCTTGTCACGAACCATGGACGGTGAGAATAATTTGTGATGAAAAGATATATTGGCCGGAATTGGgttgagaagaaaaggtcttTTTCAGCAGAGCCTGGCACTGCTATCACTGGGTTTTATGGGTCCCTCGATTCCACCATACCGGTTGCAATTGCGGTTATCACTGAGACTGCTAATATTTAACTAGGTAcctataacgaacccctatccagaacctctgaaagggatagTGGCTGAAGGCAGTTCTAAACAATCttggttcggtacagctaaacagtgtacaatAAATGGCTTATCTCaaatcacaatagctaaaATACCAGCGATTGTAACTTATATTACATACTGcagaactatctatctacaccagccaattcctccgtatatataaacCTCAATCCTCCAGGTACCTCCGTACCTGGCTTGCCACTGCTTACTAGTGAGCGGTGGTGATCCACCTTGGCTCACCACGCTCACCAGGTGAGCCTAGTAATCCGGCTTACCTCTGCCAACAGGTAAGCGCCCCGTCGTCCTGCAGCTCCGCCGTTACATTTTACTTAATCGCCCACCAcgtgtcacggttttggaaGACGGGGGAGCCACAAAGAACTACTCAAGACTGGACCaggcgatcgagcggggctcacggtccatGGTCCAGTAGTGGCCAATAAgaagaggaccgaggacaGTCTGTAAGTTAACGATCTACGGTCactaggtctatatatacggaggaactggctggtatagatagagagttccgcagtatataatataagttaTAATCGTTGCTATCTAGACTATTGTGATTGAAACAAGCCATTTGTCGTACAttgtttagctgtaccgaaccaagattgttcagaagtgcctttaatcagtatccctttcagaggttctagataggggttcgtcacattATACTATATTTTCTAAGTCTTCGCAATACATTAAATACGTACGTTATAAAATCCTATATAACGGATGCAAAATAAGCTATActcgtaaatatattttcttttctttctatattataaataattacttCATAGTAACTCGAGCGAAAGAAAAGTAAGATAAGTGTAAATGTAAACCGTAAAAACTTAGACTAACTTTCGTAATCAACTATTAAATTTCTCCGGGTAAAGCAAACACGTTACTCCCTCCGTACTTACGAGGAGCGTTTGTTCGTGCGGGATATCTAGGAGGAGGATACTGTCACACTTAACCCAACGGTAGGTCGCGTAGTATATGGGGCGCAGGACGTCCCCAGCTAATCATTGAAGAAGTTGGGAGGTAACTAGTTAGGGCTATCCAAAGGTACTATGGCGCTGAGAAGTGCGAGTACTTTACAGGATACAAGATGCTCGGAATAATTAAAGGTATAGTACGACGAGCACTTTATAGGATCCAATATACTAGGAGTAACCGGGGCTATAGTAAAGCGAGTACCTTAGGGTCCCGAGGTTcatatatacggaggaactggctagtatagatagatagttccgtagtatataataaatataagtTACAATCGTTAGTATTTTAGCTATTGTGATCAAGATAAGGTATTTATTatacactgtttagctgtaccgaactaAGATTGTTTAAAAGTGCCTTTAATTAATATCCCTTTCACAGGTtttggataggggttcgtgATAGATACCCGGGTAGCGTAATCTACGATCACAGTACTGCCCGATTCTTTAACCGGATACCTCTACGCGGCTAGACGCCGCCTAAGACACCGCTTGGTGGGCTCCTTATGCCTCGGACCCCTCTTTAAGCCTCGGCTAGCCTTCTGACCTTTCCCTTAACCCTAGTGCGGCCGGTCCTTTTTTTCTAGCCGGTTAAAGTATCGCTAACGGAGCTTTACCGACTACGTGGGGAAATTAACGAATAGTATTAATTGTATATCGGCCCCTAGgtatttattaaccttaATAGTGTAGTGTGTAATACGCTGGCTAATACATCGGAGGCGCGGATTCGATTCACCCGCGGACGCCTCAGATCATACTAGTATCACTTCGAATGATCACGTCATTGCGTCCAAAGGCCCTTCCACACCGTCGAACACAAGCTGTCGACCCCTCATTTTCACCACCACTACATCCACAGACGCTGCTGGCACTCAATCATCCTCTTCAATGCCATCGCCTCTCTTCAATGACCTTCTGGTTCCCAATTTCACCCCCCAT
This genomic window contains:
- a CDS encoding hypothetical protein (COG:G; EggNog:ENOG503NUZJ); its protein translation is MVQPSVKMDTKKSGNDVDSGTSSSVEEGWTEWDETKARRKVDFSVLPLLFLGLLVFQLDRMNIASALTGGFAEDIGVSLDTINAGNQMMFAGIVLLEIPSNLALQKLGPRKWIAGQVLAFGTVASLQIFIHNKAGFLASRLILGFCESGYIPGAIYTLSTWYAKRELAKRVAILFFGMFGANAISPLLATGILKLDGAGGLHGWQWLFLLEGLFTIVVSFILIFFLPGSPDMPRPLLSPGLIRFDSNDRDILQKRLERDDNEKKGGAQGMEIPLQLVWKTVTHFRRWPHFISTFCLFSTWSSLTTYTPSILKSLGWDTIAANALAAVGASLSLVFVFIFAYISDKTNVRGGTVILAQVCFLITLIVAREVHPHVGQWSRWALWTAVNALAVGYHPVHNTWLQLNCRSPGERSISIAMWVMSAISGLMVGTQYYQAKDRPFYSNGLRIQIIMVSVGIVFAILQVGIYKVHNKRVAEGKHEADEDGQEPQIYVP
- a CDS encoding hypothetical protein (EggNog:ENOG503PXYG), with translation MKLPTILFLPLLPTTLSTPLPNTTTPPSEINAPCNYDLGDCAPPLTCIPLFPTCTRWTTLKDPSWTGCPGTCQLIDLSTQKIYTKCAGWDLYDNCDERVEYCTDDPRNSGCGPSCDGPGICQPNDDWCGGEDKRECREGLACFIHPPVSVQGEKIAYGVCLPLRFGSEYYEKTGLEESWTEEWDGWQGGP
- a CDS encoding hypothetical protein (EggNog:ENOG503PC1B; COG:S) is translated as MIKRLGEYCNLFCFLLLFHYRTIQLTTGKMSPYIICCPICGWRIYDIGAGWRNEFLCITPKKGKIYLTGLGVYDDPSSGGFIAPRNTAARYDDGYTRPQKDQFDTHRQAMSTAAVPLDRVFYSLDSAKDSLFPWEINGRDDEAEDAPWTADPRKVNVQTILDVIRLTERFPDDAKAKNLTTELSDLVGEFSWLFEAFLDDNRCPRDWKLLSQLLADKKKHHHHSVYSKGA